DNA sequence from the Oceanispirochaeta sp. M1 genome:
ATAATTGCTAGAATAAACCGTTTCTGCATTTCTCTCTCCAATTTTGAAATATAAATAATCATCAGATATAATCCGATTTCTATCAGTCTATAATAGTCATCGGATAAAAAACATCCAGCTCTTTCTCAGTCGGTTCTGAGTGCATATATAAAAATCCATCTTGATTGCCGCTGAATTGTCCCTATGAACGAACGATACCTTTCACATCCATACAATTTTTAATTTTCAATATTAATTCTGTCATCGAAGTAATATATTTTTACTGAATAATATTTAACACAACAGTGGTGAATCATTGCTGATAATAGGCCTTCTTTCTACATGTAATAAACTATTGATTTTATCCTATGAGTTTATTAAGAAACTACTGTACAATATTAAGAAATAAATTTCCCCCAGGAGCGTGAATATGCCTACCATGACAGAGATCTATCAAAGTCATTCTTTTGAGTATGATGAATTAGTAAGTCATGAGGATTACCAGGGTAATATTCGAATCTTTTTAAACAGTACTTATAATTTCAACAATAAAACTGTATTAGAGTTTGGAACTGGAACCGGAAGGTTAACAGAATTATATCTAAACAAAATCAAAATGGCATATTGCTATGATAGATCTCAACATATGCTTGATAGAGCATCTTCTAAATTTAAAGAGAAGCAAAATAAAATATCTTTTTCAGTTTGTGATAATTTAGAGATTCACAATTTGAATAGAAAAGCTGATGCTGTAATTGAAGGCTGGAGTTTTGGTCATACGGTTGTTGAAAATGATAATCAGTTTGAAAAGACAGTGAAATATCTTGTTTCATCCTGCAAAGAAAAAATGAATGTTGACGGGATTATTCTCTTCATGGAAACTCTTGGTACTAATACTGAGATTCCAGAAGCACCAACTCAATCATTGGGTGATTTTTATCATCTTCTTGAGAACAAATATGGGTTTAAAAAATCTATCCTTGAGACGGACTATCGATTTGAAACAAATGAATCAGCTGAAAGAGTCATGGGATACTTCTTTGGAGACAGCTTTAGAAAGAATATGAATTTTATTGGAGATGGGATTATCAAGGAGTTCACAGGTGTCTGGAGCTTCCGATAAACGTAAGCGCTAATATCTCCCCGTGTTGACTGATCGTCTATGGGATGAGTTCTTCTTTATCAATGTTCCATGGAAGCAATTGTTCCAGATCCTGATTAGTATTGGCCAGTGGAATTTTCTCAAATATATACTTGAGATAGAATACAGGTTCTATGCCATTTGCTTTGGCTGTCTCAACTAGTGAATACAGTGTGGCACTGGCATGTGCACCCCTGGGTGTATCATTGAAAATCC
Encoded proteins:
- a CDS encoding class I SAM-dependent methyltransferase, with the protein product MPTMTEIYQSHSFEYDELVSHEDYQGNIRIFLNSTYNFNNKTVLEFGTGTGRLTELYLNKIKMAYCYDRSQHMLDRASSKFKEKQNKISFSVCDNLEIHNLNRKADAVIEGWSFGHTVVENDNQFEKTVKYLVSSCKEKMNVDGIILFMETLGTNTEIPEAPTQSLGDFYHLLENKYGFKKSILETDYRFETNESAERVMGYFFGDSFRKNMNFIGDGIIKEFTGVWSFR
- a CDS encoding transposase domain-containing protein, which produces VNYADSEYMKMVRYLKYDYLTPDNNAAERAIRPFVIGRKNWIFNDTPRGAHASATLYSLVETAKANGIEPVFYLKYIFEKIPLANTNQDLEQLLPWNIDKEELIP